In a single window of the Arachis hypogaea cultivar Tifrunner chromosome 6, arahy.Tifrunner.gnm2.J5K5, whole genome shotgun sequence genome:
- the LOC112696756 gene encoding putative HVA22-like protein g — MLGDFLTRCLILLLGYAYPGFECYKTVEKNRVDNEELRFWCQYWIIVAMFTVLEKLADVVVGWFPLYDELKLALFIYLWYPKTKGTGYVYNFVLRPYVSRHENDIDKTFQEWRVRAWNLAIFYWKNCTELGQTAFWQVLDYLAGQSAKFSGKPDTKKNKKRGNEIAAPSAPPLPSLREALFENGNMNGSGSGHSKLTRRNVSDAPNARPVNFHLDPQTGFLHEEEPWGPEENDKPGGVFEKLRRLRKS, encoded by the exons ATGTTGGGGGATTTCCTTACAAGGTGTCTTAT ATTGCTTCTGGGGTATGCATATCCTGGATTTGAATGCTACAAAACTGTGGAGAAGAACAGGGTTGACAACGAGGAACTTCGATTCTGGTGCCAATACTG GATCATTGTTGCAATGTTTACTGTGCTGGAAAAACTTGCAGATGTAGTTGTTGGATG GTTTCCATTGTACGATGAGTTGAAGCTTGCACTTTTTATCTACCTATGGTATCCTAAGACTAAG GGAACGGGATATGTGTATAATTTTGTGTTGCGGCCTTATGTGTCGAGACATGAAAACGACATTGACAAAACATTTCAAGAATGGAGAGTTAGGGCATGGAATTTGGCCATTTTTTACTGGAAAAACTGCACTGAATTGGGGCAAACTGCATTTTGGCAGGTTCTCGACTACTTGGCTGGCCAATCGGCTAAATTTTCCGGCAAACCCGACACTAAAAAGAATAAG AAAAGGGGTAATGAGATTGCAGCTCCAAGTGCACCACCATTGCCTTCATTGCGTGAGGCTCTATTTGAAAACGGCAACATGAATGGCTCAGGTTCAGGGCACAGCAAATTAACGCGCCGTAATGTTTCGGACGCGCCCAACGCCAGGCCAGTGAATTTCCATTTAGATCCCCAAACGGGTTTCTTGCATGAGGAGGAGCCATGGGGGCCTGAAGAAAATGACAAACCCGGTGGAGTCTTCGAGAAGCTACGACGCTTGCGTAAGAGTTAG